Genomic DNA from Triplophysa rosa linkage group LG6, Trosa_1v2, whole genome shotgun sequence:
ATGGCATCACTTCAAAGAACTCTTCTCATCGATCTCTGTGCACTACGTTCCAGTTCaccaatatatatatactgtatatatatgttgTTGGGAAAATACATATTATACTTATACAaggtaaatatacatttaagtgCATTGTAAAGGAAAATGCAAGTCCCGGGACATACTAACATGTACAGTAACGGTGGTGACCGGTGATGCTCAAATGCACATTGTGATGTTAACAATAACACATCAAAGCTTttcttcattcattatttctgaatactatttcatttattaatacacTAAAGCATCACTTTTTCAACATAATTCAGTATTGCATCAGTAAACCGTGtacatacattttaatgtatACTCATTTTAACATACTATGATTTTGGGAGATACTACAAATTTTGAATACTGTTTAGGACAGATTTGGGACTTAATCGATTAATTGCGACTATTtccatccagaataaaagtttgtatttacataatacatgtatgtgtaccgtgcatattcattttgtatttctgttgtgtcctacagagagagagaaagagtgagtgtgcaagagagagagagagtatgacCGAGAGAGAGACATTCCATGGCAATACTGTGGTTTGGACTTTATCCAACCaccaaaaacacacagagagcAATGAGAGGCCTCTGTTGAGTCCCGTGCAGCCTGAAGCCGAGATTTCTCGTGCCTCACTTCACCATCCTCACAGCTCGGTCTTCTGCCATCAGCCGGTAGCTCAGCAAGTCTCACGAATGATGCGTTGTGTCTTTCTGTCATTCATTAATGAGTCTGCCAGACAGCagagcgtgtgtgcgtgtgcgttctGTAGCTAGAGAAATCATCAGGAGATGAGGGAGAATGATGCTGTCAGAATGTGACAGTATCCGTGTGTGCAGTATCCAGTGAAATCCGTGTGTGAATCTGTCCAATGAAAACAGCCTGAAAGATTCTGCCACTGCCGAAAACTACATTTCAGAGCAGTAATGAACAAGCTAGATTTTGCTCAGACGTTTCTCTTTTATTGCTcgggagatttgatggagttcttgattgtgttttatttaagtacCGATTTAGTCTCTGATGTTTCACCTAAAAtcgaagaaataaaaacagacacacatgaaggtgtaaatgaatgtagattgtagaagtaaaataatctggagttgggtaaatgtgatgagaaatgtttgagttcatattgagatattcaataatattgacttttgattagggatgcaccaatatgtaaattttggccgataaccgataattcttgaacattggaagccgatagcCGATATATTGACTGATATTCCGTATctaaataatataacattttctgagactgaaattttttttctctcctgaaaatcatgtaccaagccctactttacactaattaaagatcttttaaacttttctggtataacgTTTAATTGTTAGCAGCATGCAGatgaagtggttcaaccagaggaaatgattcacaATTTATCGGCTATGATATATCGGCATAAATtgtattatcggccgataccgataacattgaaaatgaccatttatcggccgataccgatatggccgataatttctcgtgcatccctacttttgattgcagacttgacaaatctgagctcagtttgacacattgttgacatctcttctcaaactctaatgacagacacaattgtgagatttctgacacGTTTCTCAGGATATCTGAATTATCTGAAAATAATTATCtgaataattataaaaaaatctgaaaaaagtttccatttgcactatttaatctcattgatgtcttggagaaataactgagatctcatctgtgatttttctttcttactgTGTTTTTTACCTGGTTGCTATATAAGGGTTCTCTGGTGGCTAACGTTGCCAGACAGacggagagacagacaggcagatgtCAGACAGATAGATGGGTCTTTTTCCAAGTGGCCTTGAGTAGAAAGACGAAATGAAATTAGACTTTAAGGTTCATGTTGTGTCCTTGTGCTATGATGAATACATTCTTGAAGGCAATCCAGTTATTTTACGATGGGAGAGAAAAGCTCTAAAAATTCATTTCATGTTTCCAGCGTGTTTTCTTTCCTGAAGCCACTCAATCAAAAGCAGACGAAATGAACTTCCTGGAAGGTTGAGGTAGAATTCAATTAGCCGTTTTTTCCCTGCTTCCATCTGCGGTCCTGTGTGGCTTGTAGTGATCAATGACTGTGGGAAATGGcaaagaggagaggagagagagactaGAGAACTAAATAGGAGAGCAAAGGACAGCAAAGAACAAGAGGAggttgtgtgttaaagtggcCTTGAAAGtatttttctgtcttttctctTCAGGGAATATTCTTCATTAACAAGTTCAAAGCCGTAAATCCAACCGAACAGTTTAGAGATGAATCACAACATCACGTGAGCATgaaacatgaatgaatgaactatGACGCACTGATGATGTCATCGAGATATTTACAATGCTTTGTAACAGCAGACGTTGTTTTGGTGGATTTCATTTGTGAATTATGAGTAGTGTTCACTCCTTAACTGTCCTGATAAGGGTTCTTCACATTGATGCCACAAAAGAACCATTTCTGGCTTCCCAAAAAATGTGCAAGGTTGGAACAGAGAATGGAACCACACAGCCTGTCAGAGAACCTCGTGAACTTGGGAATTAAACAATTGATATCATTTTAAATAGGAAGTTGTACTCAACCTCAAAGCTAACGGTCAGTATATATCCTGAAAGTTTCGTTAAAAATGAAAGGGGTTTTTACTTgctttaactttttatttttacttaccTACTGCTtaacctctctctttctctctctctctctctctctctcagcctcCCGGCAGCCATGAGTGGAATTCTGAAGAGGAAGTTTGAGGAGGTGGAGGGGGCGTCTCCCTGTTCATCTGTGAGAGAATCGGAGGAAGAGGAGATCTCCAGCACCGAGAGCGGAGACAGCAGCGACAGCGTCAACCCGTCGGCTTCACACTTCAACCATTCCTCACCCGCAACTTCTTCATCATCATCGCACACACTACAGCGCACTGGTGAGAAAATCAcaacatatataataaaagaGTTTTGTACCAATTTAAGGAGCAACTCGACGTCAATTCAGTTTAACACTCGAAACAACAAAAcatccaacctgatctcacgggaattcttAACTCTTTACGAGGTGAAAATTCATACGTTGCGGGTTGTTAAAAAAAttacgattactagaaaaaaagcaatacgctgtaaaaatgatttgttgttttaacttaaaaaatcaaGTTACCTAGCTgctttgaatttttttgttaattcaacttagaaatattagttaacataacaattttgcatcaaattcacGTAATAACTCATATTTTTacgttgaattaactcaaaatttgAAGGTAGATTGGTAACTTAATTTTTTACGTTGAAACAAcgaatacatttttacagtgtcccaccgctaaccccgcccctaaacctaacgtcactggtgtgaaggcaaatcgtactaaaatgttcAAATGAGATCGTATGAATTCTCACGAATTAGTCAAAATTAGCCAATTTGTAAAATGGTtacgtttttgccgtgagattgtgttgaaataTCACAGTTACAGTAATGCACTTACAATGGAAATTAACAAGAGCAGGccataaatattaaaaactaaACTTATTCAGATGATAATATAGAGTTGTAATGGAGAGACTGCTATTATAGATTTATTCATTGATGTTTGTGTAATACTGGTTACTTTTCAATACTGGTAAAGCTTTCACGTGATATAGAAACCAGAAAGGAATTGTGTATGGATCAGACTCCACAAAACCTAGATATATTCCCACCTAAACAAAGAATATTTAGACACTTTACAGCTCAAATTAACAGgtttacttcatattttatgtaagtgcttttaaaaaatatgagatttacttattttttgtgtaaatttgcacaCCGTTTTTTTAAGTCAACTTAAAAACTTTTGTAAATTAACACAAAAGattaagtaaatcctactagCTTTTAAACACTCAAAAACAACTGCTTTACCTCGATTATAAGCTCATAAACATAACcgttatttttgcattttaatcaaCTTTCTGAAATTTAGTTTATGCTATAAAGCTTAAGCTGCGAGCTTATCTTCCATTAAACCTGGAACGAGCACTGAATTGTGGGTAAATGAGAAGATGGGAAATACAATTTTCCGTAGAATGTCCTCAGGGGAGACGCTACTTCAAAATTGGGACTAGAAAATAGAAACGGCCCTTTGAAAGGAAAATCCATCATTCCGATTTGATATTGATCTTCACGTGCTGTCTAAAGGGTGCTTGAGAAAATATTAATCATCACAATAAACGTGAAACATCTGGCCTGATGCCTCTCATCATTAAGAAGCTGAGGCGTGTTTCAGCTTTTTGTTTCCCGGCATTTGACTTCACAATAAGATGGAGAACATTGAAGAGCGCTTCACCTGACAAGCATCCGTCatcattaccactgaaaatgaGCAGGGCTGGTATTTTAAATCTCGCTTCCAGAACTACAGGTTTctactaaaaaaagaaaagaaaaatctgttacAGTATATGTTGCACCCCGAGGTCccgttttaataaaaaacatgtcaaCACAGGAAAGAAAGAAGCTGTGCTCGCCGAGCCATTTCATGAGGtctttaaaacaataattaccctagtaaaataatatttgtgatCATAAAACATAAGCCATGAGGAGTGTTACAGCTTTTGAAATCAAtgctaaatgattaaagctCAATAAATGAGGTGAGCTGGAGAAGAGTTTTATCTTCCGTGTCAATCATTCTCGCTGCTCTTCAGTAAATCTCTTTTGTTAAATCACAGTTCACCTCTCTATGCTTTCCATGGTTTTGTGGCGCTTGTCCACTTTGATTTCCTCATTAAAGAGTAATTAGAAGTTTATGTGGACCAGATGTGTGAGGACGACCCACAGGACTGATGTTCCACTTTAACTCAATGTTGTAAATTGCGCTTCTAAATTGTCCAGTAGATGCAAATACGCTTACAAAAGCATATTTTGACCGTAAAGGTACTTTAATATACaccattaattgaacaatgatCATTTTTAGATATAATATTCCAGTTATTTTACACTAGATCCACCCCAAAATTCATCGCTCTCGAATATtgcttttcattttagtttattattcaaatttattcaaagagtttatttcataaaaGTTTTGCTATGTCGTACACAATCACTATAAAAGTTTGGCTGGTATTTTTGCCgtgtttaaaaaagaaaagcccTCTGCTGTAAAGTTCCTGAGTCAGTCggagttttgtgtgtgtgtgatgtattgTGTTGGCGGTTCTGGGCAGGGGACCGGCAGCAGCAGATGGttcttatttgttctgtttgtgtcaGACATGAAGAGAGCTGTGAGACAGTAATGGGTAAACTCCGCTCTCGTGAAGACCATAACGGGGATATTTATACAGAGAATATTTACCATCCCCCTTTTAAAGGACTTAACAATGGGGGTCACGGGCACACCGCTCGCCACATATGAGCCACTAGAGGCACACGTGAGATAAGATATGCTTAAAGGGATCATTtacagctagccgtgcatttaaagccacagtttgtaaaatccgccgctagagggcgcacattcaaaataacaacaatggcgtagcttgatgacgctgtgaaggagtgtggaatgatgggatctgttgtcttcaaccccaccgctgatggccatcaatcagacgggaacgaaaAATCATGTTAATCATGTTTCTACATCAGtgaaggcggtaacaaagggtaacgcggatatgacgccattgacagacgactgcacagccccgtgtcactgtttaaaatagcgattttctcacgatttacaagtagttggaaacatttgagatattgcaagtactcagctgaacaaaatatataacagtggcctagtggtttttggattttttaatgcaaaattgttacaaactgtacctttaagggttTTAATGCCTCCGCTAAGTGcattcctttaatgcacggctagctgtggttTATCccacttataccatggtcatttgccaagttaaagctgttattgatgtttacagtgtgttTTTTACCAAACAAGTAAAAATGATTTTCGTCAGTTAAAACATTGTTGATCAAACTGATTGGAACTACCTGTGCATTAcacggttttaatgcacaccttccggccaatcagaatcaagttttCAAACAGGCTatggtataataaaatgtatttcataagtttcctattttttatttattactatACTTTTCTTGTCTCTACCATTTATTCGTTTcagtatgtatttttttctgtacatCTGCTTTGAAGAATCTGCTATAGAAATAAACgtaataattgtaatataaTAAACTTTGATAAAACCATATGTTCAATTATTTGCTTACAGTACGTCTATAAAATAtcttactttttttaaagcaaaattattagagatgtaatgaaattTTTGTATTCATGTTGCATAGTTTTACTTGGAGTGTAACTGAAGAATAATATTGATatctttatttatacatttatttatgtatttgccTATACatcttttacaaaatatttgaaacttAATGGAACATTTTTGGCTAATGATGCAAAGTAATTGTTGAGTCCAAGCTGTGAATCGATAGTCCAAACTTTTACAAAAATTTGTGCAATATTAATATGCAATGCATATGGTGTACATGTAATACCATACAATATGATAGGAAATGAATGATACATCACCCAACCCTATTTACTAgtccaaaaaaaatcacagacgTAATGCACGGTTACGGGAAAGACACATCAACGTCTTTCAAATTCAATAACCAACGCGTAATTCTATTTGCCTTTGATTGAATGTTTCAGTGTCCATCCTGAAGCAAGAGAAGCGCATGAGGACGCGCAGGGTGCGCTTCGAGAAAGTGACGGTGTATTATTTCAGCCGGCGGCAGGGCTTCACCAGCGTGCCCAGTCAGGGTGGCAGTACGCTGGGCATGTCGAGCAGACACAGCTGTGTCAGACAGTACACGCTGGGAGAGTTTGCCATGGAGCAGGAGAGAATCCACAGGGACATGCTCCGAGACCACTTGAAAGAAGAAAAACTCAACTCTATACGACTGCGGGTACGAAAACGATTAACATTCCCCAACTGTCACGGATACATTTGTGGGTGTGGatatattctattctatacATTGGGTTCCTATTCGTGAAAAATACGTTTCACCGGTttgaaaggaatagttcacgcaaaaatctAAATGCTGTCATTACTCACCTGAATGTCTTTCGAGAACCTATACACAACTCCTTCCCTGCtaaaaatgaaagaataaacaaatgttaatggTTTCCAGTACAAACATCATTACAGACCATCAGCTGTTAACCATTAAACCCAttactgtaatggttctactggtatgtgatggattctattggtgggatgttaaatcctacaggaataatgcccaatacacactacaaaaaggcattttgtaatggttttaatagaaaaagATAATGgctcataatggtattttattgtaaaccattagaatttctgtaatggtttctgttggggttctattttttttttcagcagggataccagagaccattatagtatccattaaaaccaataaaattcccattataaccattaaatccattacaattTCTGTGATGGTCTCTGTCATATATTGGCCAAGGCTGTAAAGTATAGAGAACTATAAATGTCAAAGAATGAACTAAAAGCACTTTTCGCATTTGTCACGTACAGTTGACGAAGAACGGCGCAGTGGAGTCAGAGGAGGCGAGCGCGCTCACGCTGGATGACATCTCTGACGATGATCTAGACATTGACAACACGGAGGTGGACGAATACTTTTTCCTGCAGCCGCTGACCACTAAGAAGCGACGCGCTCTTCTGCGCTCCTCCGGCGTCAAGAAGATCGACGTGGAGGAGAAACACGAGCTGCGGGCCATCAGGGTCTCCAGAGAAGACTGCGGCTGTGACTGTAGACTCTTCTGTGATCCGGAGACCTGCACCTGCAGCCTCGCTGGAATCAAGTGTCAGGTgccataaacacacaaacatcacactGTTGGCGAGTTTGAATCATTTGCAGAAGAATGacattttacagttttgttaTTGGCATTCTTCTCAAAAGACAATTTCTGTAGCCTAACACAAAACTTTCTTACTGtgactttttacattttaaagtgatagttgacccataaatgaaaattctgtcatcattcactcaccctcttgtcatttcaaacctttatgactttctatctttcgtagaacacaaaagaagatattttgaagaaagttggtagccgaacagcactggaccccattcacttctattgtacggacacaaaaccaatgcaagcgaatgggggccagttgacaacattcttcaaaatatcttcttttgtgttctgtgtaagaaataaagtcatacagatttttagagggtgagtaaatgattaattTGATCACTTTAAGTAAGCATGGTATAATATCAGTGCCAGAAAAGCTGCTATTATGAAGAAATATatcaaaaaaatattgaaagctgcagtgtgtaatttttaggATGATctgttgacaaaaatgcaatgtaatatacattaCGATGTGTCtggaggtgtataaagaccttacaaaatgaatcgttatgttttattaccttagaatgagctatttctatctatatacaccACGGGTCGTCTTCGCCatagaattcaccatgttgtttctacagtagccctaaacggacaaacttctctacagagcgtgtttcgtaaaaatgttatctcctttggcaaagaggCAAAAACGGGATGACACGTTTGAGGAGGGGTGtggtgagccgttggttgcaatttacaACCTCACCACTTGATGCAGCTAAATTccatactggacctttaaaacataGACCTCATCTATAATTTCTCAAATCTTTCTCTTGACACTGGGGTGCAATATATTCTGAGCTTGTTCTCAAGATTCACACAGTTTCTACAAAGCTTGTTTGTATCCATCAAAAGATGTTAGAATTTGAGAACACGGCAGATTTTTGCCTCCCTCTATTTACAATATATTAAGGCAAAGTCTGtcaaagaaatgtacaaaacagattAACAAGCAGAAAGGATTAAGATGTCACCAAGATGGCATAATGGAGATAAAACCGATTTAGATGTTAGAGAGCGGATGTAGATCAAACTGAGACAGCTGAAGAAATGTTGTGTAGGACGTCACGTCTTCAGAAGAGAGAAGCTAGAGATTGCTCTTACAAAAAAGAAGTATTTATTTTGTCAAGTATACTTAAATAAAGCTtaaggatattttgaagtattctTTATGTAGTACAGTAAGTAGACTGAAATCGCAGTACTAatagtatacttgtaagtgtactattttaatactactcactttttattcatttataaaagtatactttaaagtacacttcGAGTGTAACAGCAGTAAACTTTGAGGACACAATGAGTTTACAACTACATTTGAACAACCGTTGACTAATTCAGGTACAGGAAAAGAAacgttatatacagtatatacttatATACAGAAGTACCCACGTGTTAAGAACAGCTGTCCTAAACTGTTGTTTGGGTGTCAACAGGTGGACCGTATGTCGTTCCCTTGCGGGTGCACCAAAGAGGGCTGCAGTAATGCCGCCGGGCGGATCGAGttcaaccccatccgtgttcgGACTCACTTTCTGCACACCATCATGAAGCTGGAACTGGAAAAGAGCCGTGAACAGCAGCAGAATTCCGGCCCTGCTGCCACGGCAACCGGAAACGGTTTCCACGGCGACCCGAACGGTCACTGCAGTCCGCTGACGACGGGCCAGCACTCGCTGGAATACGCCATCCCAGATTCTGTACCGCCGAGCACCATCATGCACCTGCAGGCGGGCAACGACATGGACGACACCCTAGAAGAGGAAGATGACGAAGAAGAGGAAGAcgaggaagaggaagaagaggatgatgatgatgatgaagaggatGAAAATGAAGAAGATGAAGATGAGAGCAGCAGTCTGTGTAGTCTGTCCGACTCCAGCACGCAGAGTCTGGCGAACAGCGATTCGGAAGACGAAGATGACGAAGATAAGACAGGAGAGTTTGACGCGAGGTTGTCGAAGGCGACGACATGCGGCAAACAGGCTCCGCCCCCACCTGTGATGTGTTACACAGAGAACACGGTTGCGtcacaaaaccaaacaaatgGCAATTCCTACTTCATGAGCTCTACCCCAGAGTACTATACTATGAAAAACGTGACTCCGCCCACCCTGCTAGCCAACGCTAACCAAGCTAGCGAGGTTTACGGAGGCGACACGGCCACGTATCAAGACAGGGTCAATGACTCAAGTAGGGTCATGTCTCAGGGTCCCTTTAATGTGACCGCTGACCAATACACAGACTACACCCAGCAAAGCGAACAGCCATACTCCACTCACCACTTCACCGCGCTCGCTAACGGATCCCCGGCCGTGATTGGCTGCCGCACTCCAGAGGCGGATAAAAGCGTCCAATCCAAAGGGACCTTCGTTAGCCAATCGGGAGAGCTGAGCCAGATGGAACT
This window encodes:
- the csrnp3 gene encoding cysteine/serine-rich nuclear protein 3 isoform X1, with protein sequence MTFKAGSIVHSSLPAAMSGILKRKFEEVEGASPCSSVRESEEEEISSTESGDSSDSVNPSASHFNHSSPATSSSSSHTLQRTVSILKQEKRMRTRRVRFEKVTVYYFSRRQGFTSVPSQGGSTLGMSSRHSCVRQYTLGEFAMEQERIHRDMLRDHLKEEKLNSIRLRLTKNGAVESEEASALTLDDISDDDLDIDNTEVDEYFFLQPLTTKKRRALLRSSGVKKIDVEEKHELRAIRVSREDCGCDCRLFCDPETCTCSLAGIKCQVDRMSFPCGCTKEGCSNAAGRIEFNPIRVRTHFLHTIMKLELEKSREQQQNSGPAATATGNGFHGDPNGHCSPLTTGQHSLEYAIPDSVPPSTIMHLQAGNDMDDTLEEEDDEEEEDEEEEEEDDDDDEEDENEEDEDESSSLCSLSDSSTQSLANSDSEDEDDEDKTGEFDARLSKATTCGKQAPPPPVMCYTENTVASQNQTNGNSYFMSSTPEYYTMKNVTPPTLLANANQASEVYGGDTATYQDRVNDSSRVMSQGPFNVTADQYTDYTQQSEQPYSTHHFTALANGSPAVIGCRTPEADKSVQSKGTFVSQSGELSQMELQNYLNNNNKSTQDAYTSNGNCYVAEQPKEMRHNLPDVSLADNTKGPTLLDAFPEPTPV
- the csrnp3 gene encoding cysteine/serine-rich nuclear protein 3 isoform X2, whose product is MSGILKRKFEEVEGASPCSSVRESEEEEISSTESGDSSDSVNPSASHFNHSSPATSSSSSHTLQRTVSILKQEKRMRTRRVRFEKVTVYYFSRRQGFTSVPSQGGSTLGMSSRHSCVRQYTLGEFAMEQERIHRDMLRDHLKEEKLNSIRLRLTKNGAVESEEASALTLDDISDDDLDIDNTEVDEYFFLQPLTTKKRRALLRSSGVKKIDVEEKHELRAIRVSREDCGCDCRLFCDPETCTCSLAGIKCQVDRMSFPCGCTKEGCSNAAGRIEFNPIRVRTHFLHTIMKLELEKSREQQQNSGPAATATGNGFHGDPNGHCSPLTTGQHSLEYAIPDSVPPSTIMHLQAGNDMDDTLEEEDDEEEEDEEEEEEDDDDDEEDENEEDEDESSSLCSLSDSSTQSLANSDSEDEDDEDKTGEFDARLSKATTCGKQAPPPPVMCYTENTVASQNQTNGNSYFMSSTPEYYTMKNVTPPTLLANANQASEVYGGDTATYQDRVNDSSRVMSQGPFNVTADQYTDYTQQSEQPYSTHHFTALANGSPAVIGCRTPEADKSVQSKGTFVSQSGELSQMELQNYLNNNNKSTQDAYTSNGNCYVAEQPKEMRHNLPDVSLADNTKGPTLLDAFPEPTPV